From the genome of Lasioglossum baleicum unplaced genomic scaffold, iyLasBale1 scaffold0021, whole genome shotgun sequence:
ATTTACGAAAATCATTCTAAGTTGCCATTTTGGAGGTATttgtaatttaatttcaaatatttcaatttaatttcatatgccgtttcaaatatttatttacaagcTTGATCGATTTCAATGCCAATGCGCGGAAAGAACAACTGATACTGGTTTCGTTGAAGAACAAAACGTCATTGTTATGATCTTCAAAAGTTTATAGTAACATCCTTTTTCTTCGCTGTTAtgctcttcattaataatttgagCATGTATATTGTTATgtctatacatattatataaacACACGACGGAAACAAATGATCGTTTAGTAATTggtagtttcatacttaacacTATAATAGTATGTTTTTTTATCTACAGTGTGGCGAGTTTGGTCAAATAAGGCCTTGTATACAAGATGAATATATTCATATACTCAGACCAAATATTCCAAATAGTACAATTCAACTAACCATACCAACTATATCAACTACACCAACTATATCAACTACACCAACTACATCAACTACGTCATCTACATCAACTACACCATCTACATCAACTATAGCCACTGAACCAACTATAGCCACTGAACCAACTATACCAACTGAACCAACTATATCAACTGAATCAATTATACGGACTACGAAATCAAGGTTAGAGACTAGAAGAGCCCGACTACAAAGTCTGTGGAGAAGGCATTAAGAACCTCCGTGACATTTCGGTCGCTTTCAGTGTTACcgatatttcataaatttagACGTATTAGCAAGAGCCGAGTATTCCGTATACTTCATTTCTACTACGTACAATATAGTAAATTACTTATGTAGTATAGTATCACAGTAACGAGCATAAATGTCCTTACATGcaatatatgtacagggtgtatgaaaattatatgtcacgaccagatttgactctctttgatctatatgtctatggtatatatatacttataatGTCTTATAAAGTTGTAGCGTgacccgttgatcacgcgaacatAGTTACGATAGCGTTACCGCAATATAGGTTCGATTAATGGCActgagagggaaatttgaatataaagcaTAACGTTTAGGTCAAAGCCGcgtatttcatatacatatattctttatTCGGGCACGATAGCTTAGACTTAGAATGAGTAGGGAAACAACGGGAGGTTCCCACAGAGATCCTCGACGAAACCAGATAGGCGAGACTAATCGAGGAATTTGGGTAAAGTCATGTATCCTCTTGGAGGAGcttctccaatttcgcataaatagACAGTCGAAGTCTAGAATCGGTCAAGGACGGGAAGTCGTAAATTCTCAGTCAAGGACCTCTTGGAACTCTctcggacctctctctcgctcggtcccACGACCCTTATTTTGGCGGGCCTTCACGCCTTCACCCTCGCGTGTACACCACTCTCGTGCGCGCGCTATTGAGGCACCTCCACCACCAATCACCATCGAGCAGCAACCGAAGACGAGCCACCCGACGAATCAACGTCCACCTGGAAGATCCGAATTTTCCTATTGGCTAAGGAAATGGATGCTGGAAGAAGATAAAACTTCAGGACGAGGCAAATACGAGGCAGATAGAATTCTCAGATCATAGAGTCGACAACTAAAAGTTCAATTAAATaaagtctacatttatttttccTTTACATTACATTGTTCAAAGTTATTTTCTGCAAACCTTCCACGAGCAGAGTGCTTCAGCGCTCCACGGACACCCGAACCCAGCAAATTCGAATTTGCTGGGATCCCTACTCCCACCTGCTCCCACCACACTGCGACGTAACAAAGTAAATAAGTAAATTCAagattgtacaattttttaacatgtatatataatactaataaaataatatctattattatcaacatcatttttgcatcgtcattatttatatatatatatatatattgatataTAAGACAGATACAGATGAACATTCAAAGATTCAAAATAGTTTAGTGTTTGTAAATACACCCGAAAATGTGAAAATTAGACATCTAGTAATAACAAGTGTTTTCTAGGGAAAAAACGCAATTATAATTTGCTATATTTCCACaatcgaaattattattattattgtatatttatttgtaCCGAATCAAGATatctataaattttttaaatatttttcttaataCGTGTTGAATAATCACATTGAATATTTACCAATGCTTCATAAATACTGCAATACTAATATTAGCCTAGAGGGAGTTAGTTGCTTAGTGAATACTTTAAAAGTTTTGAGGTTATAGCGAATTTTCTGCAAGGACAACATTTGTGGTGTTATCGTGATACAGcaatatttaaatagaaaatcgTCCATTAATTCGGACAGAAGGTTGAGCTTTTTAATTAGTTATGTGAGCAATGAAAGCTCGCGGGTTAATTTTATGGCGATGACATGTCGGCTCCAAATAACGTTAAAACAATGCGGGCGCACAGACTGGCCTATCTGGCCGTCTGACAAATATGAATTTGTGGCATAATTTCGTAATTTTCATAATCGAACATGGTCAAAGAGAAACCAAATTCAATTCGTATTTACGATTCGGAAGGCTACAGACGTAGGGCTGCATGTATCTGTGTCAAAAACGATCTTGAGGATGAGGTAAGCCAGCAGATGGCAGCTGATATTTTTTTCTCCAGAAACAGTGTATTTGCTTTAATATTAATCTCTATAATTCTTCGTATCGTGCAAAGTGAATACGAACGAAAGTTTTCTATTATCTGTCACGTTATAGGTACTTTTGGTTACATCCAGTCGAAGACCAGATAGTTGGATAGTGCCTGGTGGTGGTGTTGAACCAGAAGAAGAACCTGCAGTAACTGCGTTACGAGAAGTGAGAGAAGAGGCTGGTGTTTTAGGACAATTAGGCAGATGTCTCGGCATATTTGAGGTAATAAAATGTGTTATACTGTAATCATTATTACACTCATAAAAATCTAATTAAAAGGGTAGACTCGAGTTTCCAGGATTggtttttcagtagccaaaagccaaagatggggtttttcagtagccaaaagcgctagataaaacatcactCTAGGCCATGATCGCcctaaaaagtcctatttttatgtttacaaggtgtaatttgcactattcggaagcataaagctgtagctacatattttcatatagctgcgacagctacatgctgccaaataatgcaaattacgactcgtaaacgtaaaaatagtacTTTTGAGGACGAccgtggcctagattgatcttttatcgagcgcttttgactactgaaaaaccccatcgcatgcattattgagaaacaaGAGGGCGCATCCCGTACCCTTACAACCCTAGAAACAAGTCTACCCCTTAACGATGATAAGTATTAACGAATATtataatatgtaaaaaaatCTGTCTTTGTAGAATGTGGAACACAAACATAGAACACAAGTTTGGGTTATGCGGGTAACAGAAGAATTACCGGAATGGGAAGATTCACGTGCTATCGGTCGAAAGCGAAAGTGGTTCACTATACCAGAGGCCTTACTTCAGCTTGCTCAGCACAAACCCGTCCAACGCTCTTATATACACAGCCTCCACAACACCAATCCTCGACATAATCCCAATATCTCGCCACCTCACCATTCACACACCACTGTAACATCTATTCAGTTAATGAATAATTCTAGTAACAATTCCCATGTTAATAAACACAGCTAATATTAAATACCATCCATTTGCGTGAAGAATTGCCatcaaatgttacatatttgttGCTGCTCCTTTCTCGTTAAATGTTTCTAACAACAGCTGCAGTTGTATTTTCTATGTAAAAGAACATGGCTTGTATCTCGTccttttttccttctttttttgttattaGTAGTACAGTTGCTACGAATCACGTTACTATAACTACTGGTACTAGTACTGCTATTACATAATTATCACTACTATTACTATTGTCATTAATATTGCTACTATACTATTAATGCTACAATTATTACTACCAATACTGTTACTACtattatcacaattgctatcaTTGTCATGTCATTACTATTACAACCATTAGAATTCGTTCATATagactaattaattaataaactgaTCCGCGAAGGAGCAGTTTTTTACCAGCTCAAGTCTCGTTTATTTCATGTTTTTTGCAAAGGGAAGCAAGTAATGCTTGTATACTACATATAAGTGAATAAGTACATCATTTTCATACGTTAAGTGGATGgtattttatgcaaaaaaaaactCTGGAATTAGATTACCTCTCTCATGTTGTTTGCATATACTCGAAGAATGTTACGAAATGTCATAATTAAACATATCTATACCTCGTCAGTTTGTTTCTTTTGGACAAGTTTTTTGATGGTATGTGATATACTGCTTTGTAGTTGATTCTGCGATCATTACAAATTTTTGCATACTATGGGTCAGCATGTAGTTTACAGActgaattgtttaaagaatcgcAATAGGGATTGTTTAGAATATACATttgaaaaagaagaaacaagaGTTTTCTCCCTATAAaccgtaaaaataaattaatgcggaaattatttaattgtaaaatgaaatataaatatgtGGTTGCACCATGAATGATTGTaagttacatttttcttttgtaattatgtaattaaatttTCTATGACTTCTTGAATGTTATCGGTCTCGAATATTATTGTAATTTCAGTCGAATCATTGTTATCAACttgtattatttcaaattgaaatgatttgatttctCGCACAACAAGTTGCCAATAAAGTACAATGGAAAAACTAGTATAGTACAATAAACATTTCAGTAGAATGGACAGGCGACAGACAttcatctatatatatataagcaTTTTGATTTTGAGTCAGTGATGCCAGACCGTACCGTGGTACTGTGGACACTGTagtaaaccatacccccaccatagcctactattgcccctacgttcctttccaacgcgcccgcgcgctacactcaccgtggatggttaaatattcaatgaaattgttattcaagggctaaaaaaattggtgggtgtatactggagaatcctctgtgtctgtattgtgtacaataaagataatttattcatgcaaaatgaaaaatattggatattcattacagcagcaaatgatttgtgccgcttttcccataagacgcaatgttaattccggcacgaattatttgcgcttcgtatacgtacttacagcgccatctagcggcaaaacgctcaaactcttagccaaatgttaccgacagagcAAGTCAGGCCTGTaacagcgccatctagcggcaaaacgctcaaactcttagccaaatgttaccgacagtGCAAGTCAGACCTGTaacagcgccatctagcggtACATTTGGAACTAAATCAAACCGTTAGTTCCCAGTCTAccgttagatggcgctgttCCCGGCCTGACTTGCTCTGccggtaacatttggctaagagtttgagcgttttgccgctagatggcgctgttACAGGCCTGACTTgctctgtcggtaacatttggctaagagtttgagcgttttgccgctagatggcgctgtaagtacgtatacgaagcgcaaataattcgtgccggaattaacattgcgtcttatgggaaaagcggcacaaatcatttgctgctgtaatgaatatccaatatttttcattttgcatgaataaattatctttattgtacacaatacagacacagaggattctccagtatacacccaccaatttttttagcccttgaataacaatttcattgaatatttaaccaTCCACAGTACCACGGTCTGGCATCGCTGTTTTGAGTCTTGAGTGTGTGCGGTAAAGTGCGGTTATTTAGTGCGTGGCGTTCAGTGTAAATAGTTCAGTCAGTTCAGTGGCGTTCATCGACGTTCATCAACGCTCATCGACGTTCATCGACCGTCATCGACGTTGTGTTCAGTTCAGTTCAGTTCAGTTGTCTTCAGTTGTGTTACCACGTGCATCGAAGCTCGCGTTTATAATGTATTTTCCAAATATTTGCTACAACAGTTAAAAACTGTTGTATTTTCTTCAGAACAATGGTTTTCACTTACATATTATAGATGATGTATTCACATTtacatatttcataaaatatatatattttctttcaatATTGAACACTTGTAGAAA
Proteins encoded in this window:
- the Aps gene encoding diphosphoinositol polyphosphate phosphohydrolase 1 Aps, giving the protein MVKEKPNSIRIYDSEGYRRRAACICVKNDLEDEVLLVTSSRRPDSWIVPGGGVEPEEEPAVTALREVREEAGVLGQLGRCLGIFENVEHKHRTQVWVMRVTEELPEWEDSRAIGRKRKWFTIPEALLQLAQHKPVQRSYIHSLHNTNPRHNPNISPPHHSHTTVTSIQLMNNSSNNSHVNKHS